One stretch of Streptomyces sp. MMBL 11-1 DNA includes these proteins:
- a CDS encoding nSTAND1 domain-containing NTPase, which produces MSGHQGPGRTEGELDPEAGPVPRFAAGLRALREAAGKPTYRAMAHGARYGVTTLSQAAAGKQLPTRAVTLAYVEACGGDVAEWERRWREASAELAAEASGGETSRPPYRGLTRYEPGDAEIFFGRDRLVERLTALTREHRLTAVFGPSGSGKSSLLRAGLIPRLRTPPEGAGGGGGGTAPAAVRILTPGSAPLRTHADRLVPVPDTDADTWLIVDQFEELYTLGADPAGRDAFIDRLVTATDVGSRLRVVIAVRADFLGRCAEHPGLTAALQGATLLTGPMSRAELRETIVRPAAAEGLIVERSLTDRLLDEVEGAPGGLPMMSHALLETWRHRSGRVLTEAAYEAAGGLRGAVVRTAEQVYRELTPSQAEVARHVLLRLVAPGDGAADTRRPTEHAELDFGSPADTRVALERLVHARLITFDDGTVDLAHEALITAWPRLRAWIDAERDRLRVHRALSEAARTWQALGRESAALYAGSRLDAARDAFPQDAARPGGATARARRAVKSLRGRESPREGESRGDGEGRGDGESRRGLELTPSERQFLTASLRRQHRTARLRRTVVALLAALGLLATGTAVVALRARATAQTERDDAVFGRLTTEADSLREISAGLAGRLDVAAHGIRSTPDTRTRLASDAGRTLATRLPGHAGLASSVAYAPDGRTLASGGHDGTVRLWDTAARPGSAGPAGGLGKPLGKPLRFRTGPVGAVAFAPSHGDLLAVTGKGGGVQLWDVHDRERPRSVGRPLVSHDGKNIVSVAFAPDGRTLATAGDDGTVRLWDLSAPDRPTPLGGPVKADGSEEGSVRAVAFAPDGGVLATAGFDGSVRMWRFDRDDGIEPLGTPLREHTASVWAVAFSPDGRTLATAGFDDTVRLWDVTEPGRPRPLGDPLTEHTAPVLSVAFSSDGRTLVSAGEDDAPILWNVANPAYPQQLGEPLAGHAGAVWEVAFGPDGRTLASVGADRGVRLWHRPPTVLSDFTNPVSGIAHSPDGLLLAAASTDDALIRLWDVDEPGRPRRIPRMLTGHEDQVLSVAFAPDSRTVAGGALDGSVRLWDVSAPERPVPLGGPLRAHDEGVNTVAFTRDGRTLATGGEDGTVRLWDVRRPGRVRPIGAPLRGHGDAVRSLAFTRDGRTLATGGEDGTVRLWHVSDPARARAAGEALGGDDESVNAVAFAPDGRTLATGGEDRAVRLWDVRRPDRARQIGEELGGHRGPVRAVAYSPDGKTLATGGSDHTVRLWDVAEPARAEPAGGELTGHLDTVTSVAFGPEGDTLVSAGYDLTARVWLLDTHRAAQYVCDHTGGVLTRAEWEERLPRLGYRTVCETT; this is translated from the coding sequence ATGTCGGGACACCAAGGACCGGGACGCACCGAGGGCGAGCTGGATCCGGAGGCGGGTCCGGTGCCGCGGTTCGCCGCCGGACTGCGGGCGCTGCGCGAGGCGGCGGGCAAGCCCACGTACCGGGCGATGGCTCACGGGGCACGGTACGGGGTGACCACCCTGTCGCAGGCGGCGGCCGGGAAGCAGTTACCCACCCGGGCGGTGACGCTCGCCTATGTGGAGGCGTGCGGCGGGGACGTGGCCGAGTGGGAGCGGCGCTGGCGCGAGGCGTCGGCAGAGCTGGCCGCCGAGGCGTCCGGTGGCGAGACCTCCCGGCCTCCGTACCGCGGCCTGACGCGGTACGAACCGGGCGACGCCGAAATCTTCTTCGGCCGCGACCGGCTCGTGGAGCGGCTGACCGCACTGACCCGCGAGCACCGCCTCACCGCCGTCTTCGGCCCCTCCGGCAGCGGCAAGTCCTCGCTGTTGCGCGCCGGTCTGATCCCTCGGCTGCGCACCCCGCCCGAGGGCGCGGGCGGTGGGGGCGGCGGGACCGCTCCGGCGGCCGTGCGGATCCTCACGCCCGGCTCCGCCCCGCTGCGCACGCACGCCGACCGGCTCGTGCCCGTGCCCGACACCGACGCCGACACCTGGCTGATCGTCGACCAGTTCGAGGAGCTGTACACCCTCGGCGCCGACCCGGCCGGCCGGGACGCCTTCATCGACCGCCTCGTCACCGCCACCGACGTCGGCAGCCGGCTGCGCGTCGTCATCGCGGTGCGGGCCGACTTCCTCGGCCGCTGCGCCGAACACCCCGGCCTCACCGCCGCGTTGCAGGGCGCCACGCTGCTCACCGGTCCGATGAGCCGCGCGGAGCTGCGGGAGACCATCGTGCGCCCGGCCGCGGCGGAGGGGCTGATCGTCGAACGCTCCCTGACCGACCGTCTCCTGGACGAGGTCGAGGGCGCCCCGGGCGGGCTGCCGATGATGTCGCACGCCCTGCTGGAGACCTGGCGCCACCGCAGCGGCCGGGTCCTGACGGAGGCCGCGTACGAGGCGGCCGGCGGACTGCGCGGTGCCGTCGTCCGCACGGCCGAGCAGGTGTACCGCGAACTCACGCCGTCGCAGGCCGAGGTGGCCCGCCATGTGCTGCTCCGGCTCGTCGCGCCCGGCGACGGGGCGGCGGACACGCGCCGCCCCACCGAGCACGCGGAGCTCGACTTCGGCAGCCCCGCCGACACCCGGGTGGCGCTGGAACGCCTGGTCCACGCACGGCTCATCACCTTCGACGACGGCACGGTCGACCTCGCCCACGAAGCGCTCATCACCGCCTGGCCCCGGTTGCGCGCATGGATAGACGCCGAACGCGACCGGCTGCGCGTCCACCGCGCGCTCTCCGAGGCGGCACGCACCTGGCAGGCGCTCGGCCGGGAGAGCGCCGCGCTGTACGCGGGCTCCCGCCTGGACGCCGCTCGCGACGCGTTCCCGCAGGACGCCGCCCGGCCCGGCGGCGCCACGGCGAGAGCTCGGCGGGCCGTGAAGAGCCTGAGGGGCAGGGAGAGCCCGAGGGAGGGGGAGAGCCGGGGCGACGGGGAGGGCCGGGGCGACGGGGAGAGTCGGCGAGGTCTCGAACTCACGCCGTCGGAGCGGCAGTTCCTCACGGCCTCGCTCCGCCGTCAGCACCGCACCGCGCGGCTGCGCCGTACGGTCGTGGCCCTGCTCGCCGCACTCGGGCTGCTCGCCACCGGCACCGCCGTCGTCGCCCTCCGGGCGCGCGCCACCGCGCAGACCGAGCGGGACGACGCCGTCTTCGGCCGCCTCACCACCGAAGCCGACAGCCTCCGCGAGATCAGCGCCGGGCTGGCCGGCCGCCTCGACGTCGCCGCGCACGGCATACGCTCCACCCCGGACACCCGGACCCGCCTGGCCTCGGACGCGGGCCGGACGCTGGCCACCCGGCTGCCCGGTCACGCCGGTCTCGCCAGCTCCGTCGCGTACGCGCCCGACGGCCGCACCCTCGCCAGTGGCGGCCACGACGGCACGGTCCGGCTGTGGGACACCGCCGCGCGGCCCGGGTCCGCGGGCCCGGCCGGGGGCCTGGGAAAGCCGTTGGGGAAACCGCTGCGATTCCGTACGGGCCCGGTCGGCGCGGTCGCGTTCGCGCCGTCGCACGGAGACCTGCTGGCGGTCACCGGCAAGGGCGGCGGCGTCCAGTTGTGGGACGTACACGACCGGGAGCGGCCCCGTTCCGTCGGACGGCCGCTGGTGAGCCACGACGGGAAGAACATCGTCTCGGTCGCGTTCGCCCCCGACGGCCGGACGCTGGCCACCGCCGGAGACGATGGGACCGTACGGCTGTGGGACCTGAGCGCCCCGGACCGGCCCACGCCGCTCGGCGGACCCGTCAAGGCCGACGGGTCCGAGGAAGGCAGCGTCCGCGCCGTCGCGTTCGCCCCGGACGGGGGCGTCCTGGCCACGGCGGGCTTCGACGGTTCCGTACGGATGTGGCGGTTCGACCGGGACGACGGGATCGAGCCGCTCGGTACGCCGCTGCGCGAACACACCGCCTCCGTCTGGGCGGTGGCCTTCTCCCCGGACGGCCGGACGCTCGCCACGGCCGGCTTCGACGACACCGTACGGCTATGGGACGTGACCGAGCCGGGGCGCCCGCGGCCGCTGGGCGATCCGCTCACCGAGCACACCGCGCCCGTTCTGTCGGTGGCCTTCAGCTCCGACGGCCGCACCCTGGTGAGCGCGGGCGAGGACGACGCGCCGATCCTGTGGAACGTGGCCAATCCCGCCTATCCGCAGCAGCTCGGGGAGCCGCTGGCCGGCCACGCGGGAGCCGTGTGGGAGGTGGCCTTCGGCCCCGACGGCCGTACCCTCGCCAGCGTCGGCGCCGACCGCGGCGTCCGCCTCTGGCACCGGCCGCCGACCGTCCTCTCGGACTTCACCAACCCGGTGTCCGGCATCGCCCACAGCCCCGACGGCCTGCTGCTCGCCGCCGCCAGCACCGACGACGCGCTGATCCGTCTGTGGGACGTCGACGAGCCGGGCCGCCCGCGCCGGATCCCGCGGATGCTCACCGGCCACGAGGACCAGGTACTGAGTGTCGCGTTCGCCCCGGACAGCCGTACGGTGGCCGGCGGCGCACTGGACGGCTCCGTACGGCTGTGGGACGTTTCCGCGCCCGAACGCCCGGTCCCGCTGGGCGGACCGCTGAGGGCGCACGACGAAGGCGTCAACACCGTCGCGTTCACCCGGGACGGCCGCACGTTGGCCACCGGCGGCGAGGACGGCACGGTGCGGCTGTGGGACGTACGCCGACCGGGCCGTGTACGGCCGATCGGCGCACCGCTGCGCGGCCACGGGGACGCCGTCCGCTCCCTCGCCTTCACCCGGGACGGGAGGACGCTGGCCACCGGCGGCGAGGACGGCACGGTGCGGCTGTGGCACGTGAGCGACCCGGCACGGGCGCGGGCCGCCGGCGAAGCTCTCGGCGGGGACGACGAGTCGGTCAACGCGGTCGCCTTCGCCCCGGACGGGAGGACGCTGGCCACCGGCGGCGAGGACCGCGCGGTGCGGCTGTGGGACGTACGCCGACCGGACCGTGCCCGGCAGATCGGGGAAGAGCTGGGCGGGCACCGCGGGCCGGTCAGGGCGGTGGCCTACTCACCGGACGGGAAGACCCTGGCCACCGGCGGCAGCGACCACACGGTCCGGCTGTGGGACGTGGCGGAGCCGGCCCGTGCCGAGCCCGCCGGCGGGGAACTCACCGGTCACCTCGACACCGTCACGTCCGTCGCGTTCGGCCCGGAGGGCGACACCCTCGTCTCCGCCGGCTACGACCTGACGGCCCGGGTATGGCTCCTGGACACGCACCGCGCCGCGCAGTACGTCTGCGACCACACCGGCGGAGTCCTCACGCGCGCCGAATGGGAGGAGCGTTTGCCGCGACTCGGATACCGGACGGTGTGCGAGACCACGTGA
- a CDS encoding lysyl oxidase family protein — protein sequence MMTRSPQGRTNRLTRPSIAVAAAVAVTAGVVAAAPDAKTAEPTPKLSLIAATTSVTLDSWKEDPGVYLDLGTYLTSENGAFELKVTRKSYKAPVVVSQVFRNGKKTTAKALPAGLVKDFSGLPDFAQITLTDAAGKTVLSQTEAFCPNNASGRVRPDAPANSKYPQSCPVNPFTLGSVWGVENGWASNTYAGYYSKPVQLAAGTYTAKINVTKKYRDLFGIADETRTVKVTVRERSWEEPPPVPAGSRSAASAHAGHGGHEGHESAGHGGHEGHGKAAAPSAAAGHGAHGAPARAEAPATRTTGAAPTFNVGHGPYPPAPPALPWALKKESLQRQSFSAARVGDRSGQTDGSRQAPGAKPNAKRPTGKATVPDVPKPDLRSLPAYGITVSDGYQEVPGKDYLAFSANVWNAGPAKLVVDGFRSPGKELMDAYQYFYDADGKQVGYTPTGTMEWDPRPGHEHWHFTDFASYRLLKADKKESVRSGKEAFCLANTDAVDYTVKNANWHPDNTDLSTACGQENSISVREVLDVGSGDTYTQDLPGQSFDITDLPNGTYYIQVLANPENRLKETNHNNNSALRKVVLGGKKGARTVKVPAHHLVDAN from the coding sequence ATGATGACCAGATCCCCGCAGGGCCGCACCAACCGCCTGACCCGCCCCTCGATCGCCGTCGCCGCGGCCGTCGCCGTGACCGCGGGCGTCGTCGCCGCCGCGCCCGACGCCAAGACGGCGGAGCCGACGCCGAAGCTCAGCCTGATCGCCGCCACCACCTCGGTGACGCTCGACTCGTGGAAGGAGGATCCCGGCGTCTACCTGGATCTCGGGACGTACCTCACCTCCGAGAACGGCGCCTTCGAGCTCAAGGTGACGCGGAAGTCCTACAAGGCCCCGGTCGTCGTCTCGCAGGTGTTCCGGAACGGGAAGAAGACCACGGCCAAGGCGCTTCCCGCCGGGCTCGTGAAGGACTTCTCCGGGCTGCCGGACTTCGCGCAGATCACGCTCACCGACGCGGCGGGCAAAACGGTGCTCAGCCAGACCGAGGCGTTCTGCCCCAACAACGCCTCCGGGCGCGTCCGGCCGGACGCTCCCGCCAACTCGAAGTATCCGCAGAGCTGTCCGGTGAACCCCTTCACCCTCGGCTCGGTCTGGGGCGTGGAGAACGGCTGGGCGTCCAACACCTACGCCGGTTACTACTCCAAGCCGGTCCAGCTGGCCGCCGGCACGTACACCGCGAAGATCAACGTGACCAAGAAGTACCGCGACCTCTTCGGCATCGCCGACGAGACCCGCACCGTCAAGGTGACGGTGCGGGAGCGCAGTTGGGAGGAGCCGCCCCCGGTTCCCGCCGGCAGCCGCAGCGCCGCCTCCGCGCACGCGGGCCACGGAGGACACGAGGGGCACGAAAGCGCAGGACACGGAGGGCACGAAGGGCACGGGAAGGCCGCCGCGCCCTCCGCCGCGGCCGGGCACGGCGCGCACGGCGCCCCGGCCCGTGCTGAGGCCCCCGCCACCCGGACGACCGGCGCCGCCCCCACGTTCAACGTCGGCCACGGGCCCTACCCGCCCGCTCCGCCCGCCCTGCCCTGGGCGCTGAAGAAGGAGTCGCTCCAGCGGCAGTCCTTCTCGGCGGCCAGGGTCGGCGACCGTTCCGGGCAGACCGACGGGTCGCGGCAGGCGCCGGGGGCCAAGCCCAACGCGAAGCGGCCCACCGGCAAGGCGACCGTGCCCGACGTGCCCAAGCCGGACCTGCGCTCGCTGCCCGCGTACGGCATCACCGTCAGCGACGGGTACCAGGAAGTGCCCGGCAAGGACTACCTCGCCTTCAGCGCCAACGTGTGGAACGCGGGCCCGGCCAAGCTGGTCGTGGACGGCTTCCGCTCCCCGGGCAAGGAGCTGATGGACGCGTACCAGTACTTCTACGACGCCGACGGCAAGCAGGTCGGCTACACCCCGACCGGCACCATGGAGTGGGACCCGCGCCCCGGCCACGAGCACTGGCACTTCACGGACTTCGCCAGCTACCGGCTGCTGAAGGCCGACAAGAAGGAGTCGGTGCGCAGCGGCAAGGAGGCGTTCTGCCTGGCCAACACCGACGCCGTCGACTACACGGTGAAGAACGCCAACTGGCACCCGGACAACACCGACCTGTCCACCGCGTGCGGCCAGGAGAACTCGATCTCCGTCCGCGAGGTGCTCGACGTCGGCTCCGGTGACACCTACACCCAGGACCTGCCCGGCCAGTCCTTCGACATCACGGACCTGCCGAACGGCACGTACTACATCCAGGTCCTCGCCAACCCGGAGAACCGGCTCAAGGAGACCAACCACAACAACAACAGCGCGCTGCGCAAGGTCGTCCTCGGGGGGAAGAAGGGCGCCCGCACCGTGAAGGTCCCCGCCCACCACCTGGTGGACGCCAACTAG
- a CDS encoding Crp/Fnr family transcriptional regulator, which produces MGLLGDELAFGRALTAPEYESVMALGHRKEYPADTPLLTEGERTGHVVIVLRGWVTVSHSTDRGATRLILGLRGPGELLGEMAALDNHPRSATVRALGTVEATVIGGDAFRRFLATHPRVSGLVIRQLTFRLRSADQERSALASLTVLQRLASRLTELSRTAPTGPYAPSAPAPGAGTGPTGAVVHLAQDELAATVGATREAVAKALRLLRTQQIVRTGTRMVEILDPALLALLAEGHRD; this is translated from the coding sequence ATGGGGCTGCTCGGCGATGAGCTGGCGTTCGGGCGGGCTCTGACCGCCCCGGAGTACGAGAGCGTCATGGCCCTGGGGCACCGCAAGGAGTACCCGGCCGACACCCCGCTGCTGACCGAGGGCGAGAGGACCGGCCATGTGGTGATCGTGCTGCGCGGCTGGGTGACCGTCTCCCACAGCACCGACCGCGGCGCCACCCGGCTCATACTGGGGTTACGGGGGCCCGGCGAACTGCTGGGCGAAATGGCCGCGTTGGACAACCATCCGCGCAGTGCCACCGTACGGGCCCTCGGGACCGTCGAGGCGACCGTCATCGGCGGCGACGCGTTCCGCCGGTTCCTCGCGACCCACCCCCGGGTCAGCGGCCTGGTGATCCGGCAGCTGACCTTCCGGCTGCGCAGCGCCGACCAGGAGCGCTCCGCCCTCGCCTCCCTGACCGTCCTCCAGCGCCTGGCGAGCCGGCTCACCGAACTCTCCCGGACCGCCCCCACCGGCCCCTACGCGCCGTCCGCACCCGCACCCGGGGCCGGGACCGGTCCCACCGGCGCCGTCGTCCATCTCGCCCAGGACGAACTGGCCGCCACCGTCGGGGCGACCCGGGAGGCGGTCGCCAAGGCACTGCGGCTGCTGCGCACCCAGCAGATCGTGCGCACCGGGACGCGCATGGTGGAGATCCTCGACCCCGCGCTGCTCGCTCTCCTCGCGGAGGGACACCGGGATTAA